In Chromobacterium rhizoryzae, one genomic interval encodes:
- a CDS encoding DEAD/DEAH box helicase: MLFSELGLSPEILRAIEEQGYSQPTPIQEKAIPLVLSSRDLLAAAQTGTGKTAAFMLPILERLKKYANTSVSPAMHPLRALVLSPTRELADQIGVNVKSYTKYLPLRATTVFGGVNMDPQTQELRRGVEILIATPGRLLDHIQQKTVQLNKVEVLVLDEGDRMLDMGFIQDIRKIMGMLPKERQTLLFSATFAPEIKRLAADFMKSPQTVEVARQNATNDQVEQIVYSVDAFKKRHLLTHLIKSRDMSQVIVFCKTKLSADRLARELQRDGLQAEAIHGDKAQGARLETLASFKEGKLRVLVATDVAARGLDVTELPYVVNFELPNAPEDYVHRIGRTGRAGAKGVAISLMSPEETRQHDSIEKLTKQTLTPQIVDGFRPSWLARPNERERERERPSAPPKPEASVLAGSSEGVKKPLNGRRSRKAKREVPALLLPPRYKVEIIR, from the coding sequence ATGCTGTTTTCCGAACTCGGGTTGTCTCCCGAGATTCTGCGCGCCATCGAAGAACAGGGCTATTCCCAGCCCACCCCGATTCAGGAAAAGGCGATTCCTCTGGTCTTGTCCAGCCGCGATTTGCTGGCCGCCGCTCAAACCGGCACCGGCAAGACCGCGGCCTTCATGCTGCCCATTCTGGAGCGCCTGAAGAAATACGCCAATACCAGCGTGTCGCCGGCGATGCATCCGCTGCGCGCCTTGGTGTTGTCGCCAACCCGCGAGTTGGCGGATCAGATCGGCGTCAACGTCAAGAGCTACACCAAATACCTGCCGCTGCGCGCCACTACGGTGTTCGGCGGGGTCAATATGGACCCGCAAACTCAGGAACTGCGCCGCGGCGTTGAGATCCTGATCGCCACGCCGGGCCGCCTGCTCGACCACATCCAGCAAAAAACCGTTCAATTGAACAAGGTGGAAGTGCTGGTGCTGGACGAAGGCGACCGCATGCTGGACATGGGCTTCATTCAGGACATCCGCAAGATCATGGGCATGCTGCCCAAAGAGCGTCAGACCCTGCTGTTCTCCGCCACTTTCGCGCCGGAGATCAAGCGGCTGGCCGCCGATTTCATGAAGTCGCCGCAAACGGTAGAGGTGGCGCGTCAGAACGCCACCAACGATCAGGTCGAGCAGATCGTTTACTCGGTGGACGCCTTCAAGAAGCGTCATCTGCTGACGCATCTGATCAAGTCCCGCGACATGAGCCAGGTCATCGTGTTCTGTAAAACCAAACTCAGCGCCGATCGTCTGGCGCGCGAGTTGCAGCGCGACGGTCTGCAAGCCGAAGCCATTCACGGCGACAAGGCGCAGGGCGCGCGTCTGGAAACGCTGGCCTCGTTCAAGGAAGGCAAGCTGCGCGTGCTGGTGGCCACCGATGTCGCCGCCCGCGGCCTGGATGTGACGGAGCTGCCCTATGTGGTCAACTTCGAGCTGCCGAACGCCCCGGAAGACTATGTGCACCGGATTGGCCGCACCGGCCGCGCCGGCGCCAAGGGCGTGGCGATCTCTTTGATGTCTCCGGAAGAAACCCGCCAGCACGACTCCATCGAGAAGCTGACCAAGCAGACGCTGACGCCGCAGATCGTGGACGGCTTCCGTCCCTCCTGGCTGGCGCGCCCCAACGAGCGCGAACGCGAGCGGGAGCGCCCGTCTGCGCCGCCCAAGCCGGAGGCTTCGGTTCTGGCCGGCTCCTCCGAGGGCGTGAAGAAGCCCTTGAACGGCCGCCGCAGCCGCAAGGCGAAGCGGGAAGTGCCGGCGCTGTTGCTGCCGCCGCGCTACAAGGTGGAAATCATTCGCTGA
- a CDS encoding CobD/CbiB family protein: MTLISLIIALALEQLRPLGNRNRVWLLFTRYANHLERNLNAGSNRHGVLAWSLAIVPAVLLSLLIYYALHALSPILAMLWNVLVLYLTMGFRHFSSAFSEISQALAEGRDLDARASLANWTGQGTAELSVEEISRLAIEQGVVDSYRHVFGTMFWFVLLPGPAGALLYRLCSMLNQKWGNRDANEDPFGRFSASAAAWLDWIPVRLTAASFAIMGDFEDAVYCWRSQAKTWGNYANGILLASAAGAIGVKLGDPLRQDYSIRFRPELGLGDEADPNYLKSAVGLVWRSALLWLAVILLLSVASHMG, translated from the coding sequence ATGACCCTGATTTCCTTGATTATCGCTCTGGCACTGGAGCAGTTGCGGCCCTTGGGCAATCGCAATCGCGTCTGGCTGCTGTTCACCCGCTACGCCAATCATTTGGAACGCAATCTGAATGCCGGCTCCAACCGTCATGGCGTGTTGGCGTGGTCCTTGGCGATCGTGCCTGCGGTCTTGCTCAGCTTGCTGATCTATTACGCGCTGCACGCCTTGAGTCCGATTCTGGCGATGTTGTGGAATGTCCTGGTCTTGTATCTGACCATGGGTTTCCGCCATTTCTCCAGCGCGTTCTCCGAAATCTCCCAGGCCTTGGCCGAAGGGCGGGATCTGGACGCGCGCGCCTCCTTGGCGAACTGGACCGGACAGGGCACCGCGGAGTTGTCGGTTGAGGAAATTTCCCGGCTGGCGATCGAGCAGGGGGTGGTGGACAGTTACCGCCACGTGTTCGGCACCATGTTCTGGTTCGTGCTGTTGCCGGGTCCGGCCGGCGCGCTGTTGTACCGCCTCTGTTCTATGCTGAATCAGAAATGGGGCAACCGCGACGCGAACGAGGACCCGTTCGGCCGTTTCTCGGCCAGCGCCGCCGCTTGGCTGGACTGGATTCCGGTGCGTTTGACCGCCGCCAGCTTCGCCATCATGGGCGATTTCGAGGATGCGGTGTATTGCTGGCGCTCCCAGGCCAAAACATGGGGGAACTACGCTAATGGCATTTTGTTGGCTTCGGCCGCGGGTGCGATCGGCGTGAAATTGGGCGATCCGCTCAGACAGGATTACTCCATACGCTTCCGGCCCGAACTGGGCTTGGGCGACGAAGCGGACCCCAACTACCTGAAAAGCGCGGTTGGTCTGGTCTGGCGTTCCGCCTTGCTATGGTTGGCCGTAATCCTGCTGCTCAGCGTCGCAAGCCACATGGGCTGA
- a CDS encoding flagella synthesis protein FlgN produces the protein MNVVEEFCQLCRAESALVTRLIALLEQEQKVLVQGFDVQLDALAESKSGVLDLLAVSAAQRGELMRRIGVQDSETVYIWLADKPEASLAWTGLEEAIQRAQSINQLNGSFIDQRLSLVEGALNTLKDAAASTVGYDKAGQLPELAAGRRFLGSA, from the coding sequence ATGAACGTTGTTGAAGAATTCTGCCAGCTGTGCCGGGCCGAGAGCGCTCTCGTCACCCGGCTGATCGCGTTGCTGGAGCAGGAACAGAAGGTGCTGGTGCAGGGCTTTGACGTTCAGCTGGACGCCCTGGCCGAGAGCAAGAGCGGCGTGTTGGACCTATTGGCCGTCAGCGCCGCCCAGCGCGGCGAATTGATGCGGCGGATCGGCGTGCAGGACAGCGAGACGGTTTACATCTGGCTGGCGGACAAGCCGGAGGCCAGCCTGGCCTGGACCGGGCTGGAAGAGGCGATCCAGCGGGCGCAGAGCATCAATCAGCTCAACGGCAGCTTCATCGATCAGCGCTTGTCGCTGGTGGAGGGCGCGCTGAACACCTTGAAGGACGCCGCCGCGTCCACCGTGGGCTACGACAAGGCCGGCCAATTGCCGGAACTGGCCGCCGGGCGACGCTTTCTCGGCTCCGCCTGA
- the flgM gene encoding flagellar biosynthesis anti-sigma factor FlgM has translation MKVDNSGKLSASYSTQNKAAPRDAAANANPAASGSDSVTINPLASRLSAVESKVSGDSGFDAGKVAAIKSAIAAGTFNVNPEKIADGLIASTKELLAR, from the coding sequence AAAGTAGATAACTCGGGCAAGCTGTCAGCAAGCTACAGCACCCAGAACAAGGCGGCGCCGCGCGACGCGGCCGCCAACGCCAACCCTGCCGCTAGTGGATCCGACAGCGTGACGATCAACCCTTTGGCCAGCCGTCTGAGCGCGGTGGAAAGCAAGGTCAGCGGCGATTCCGGCTTCGACGCAGGCAAAGTGGCCGCGATCAAGTCGGCGATAGCCGCGGGCACCTTCAACGTCAATCCGGAGAAGATCGCCGACGGCTTGATCGCCTCCACCAAGGAATTGTTGGCGCGCTGA